In a genomic window of Paludisphaera rhizosphaerae:
- a CDS encoding catalase family protein, producing the protein MARTEEELKAPIDEDFRNVIQQMIDLFTRVSKIVHGRATHTTGIAARGFARIITPPDFPPCDFLKFGNVYPVVVRHATPRTALAPDPDPTKPPLVDVDDRTLDGGAMSIKFLQPNDASGLGFHDVMMNTGRVLFVRSARAFNTMIHTPFGKRAPLLRVKGKDDWVIDDEKLTEAYRTGSFTEFYYHSQIAFELTDSNGVVRYIKFRSIPGDRGPERGLFPPEIRAGGDTFAPRWTDDDRAENFRRTDFATRVNHLGVDYILQAQLHPSGDADALNPSEYWDERYHPWLDVAQIHLSRTLTHEEMDALEFDANRTHSSINLPLAKTADDYASMGHARALIYWTVRKARRDSPQPHRD; encoded by the coding sequence ATGGCACGCACCGAAGAAGAGCTGAAGGCGCCGATCGACGAGGATTTCCGGAACGTCATCCAGCAAATGATTGATCTCTTCACGCGGGTCTCGAAGATCGTCCACGGTCGCGCTACACACACCACGGGAATCGCGGCGCGGGGCTTTGCGAGGATCATCACCCCGCCCGACTTTCCCCCTTGCGACTTCCTGAAATTCGGCAACGTCTATCCCGTCGTCGTCCGGCACGCCACTCCCAGAACTGCGCTGGCCCCCGACCCCGACCCGACCAAGCCCCCGCTCGTGGACGTCGACGACCGGACTCTCGACGGCGGCGCCATGTCCATCAAGTTCCTGCAGCCCAACGATGCCAGCGGTCTGGGCTTTCACGATGTGATGATGAATACGGGACGCGTCCTCTTCGTCCGATCCGCTCGCGCCTTCAACACGATGATTCATACGCCGTTCGGAAAACGCGCCCCCCTGCTCCGCGTTAAGGGGAAGGACGATTGGGTCATCGACGATGAGAAGCTGACGGAGGCCTATCGAACCGGATCGTTCACCGAATTCTACTACCACAGCCAGATCGCGTTCGAGCTGACCGACTCCAACGGCGTCGTCCGTTACATCAAGTTCCGCAGCATCCCCGGCGACCGCGGCCCGGAGCGAGGCCTCTTCCCACCTGAAATCCGAGCGGGGGGTGATACGTTCGCGCCTCGATGGACGGACGACGATCGCGCCGAGAACTTCCGCCGAACCGACTTCGCGACGCGAGTCAATCACCTGGGCGTCGACTACATCCTCCAGGCTCAACTCCATCCTTCGGGCGACGCCGACGCCCTGAACCCGTCGGAGTACTGGGACGAGCGTTACCACCCCTGGCTCGACGTGGCCCAGATCCATCTGTCCCGAACGCTGACCCATGAAGAGATGGACGCCCTGGAATTCGACGCCAACCGGACTCACTCCAGCATCAACCTGCCGTTGGCGAAAACGGCCGACGACTACGCTTCGATGGGTCATGCTCGGGCGCTAATCTACTGGACCGTCCGCAAGGCCCGCCGCGATTCGCCGCAGCCTCACCGCGACTAG
- a CDS encoding patatin-like phospholipase family protein → MATSDDQKQAAFKRIEEASLKLIDLNQRPVPRDQHPKHHGCVRAKFVIKPGLDAKYRQGLFSEQAVYDAWVRFSNGRQHDDAKADAHGMAVKVMGVNGPKALDEEPDGRTQDFVMVDHPVFFLRGAEDYADFSDAVLAAQGKIRTTVRTLLRSILPNEAASAGTLFLLYFFPTRLGTLRLVRTFASKLIANPLTTRYWSTTPYRFGSGAAMKFTARPASLPVSVVLDPAQKDESPESEYTRLTKYLGKAVVIETQPKAEIQTAPNYLREAMIASLRDGKDAVFSFQVQLGQNNRSTPIEDPTVEWPEKGKTQPETVAWLWIQAQDFADPRRDAFAENLSFTPWHALKAHEPLGEINEIRKLVYKRVSAARHAANGMQEHEPQASDPDPLTVPGPARWGDDPSAFGAVLSDELDLIWQRRKRLVDSDGKLIEPEESRPGPTPPYTPGDEDARTKAHRLRALRGHVTGLAISGGGIRSGTFAVGFLQGLAALGLIRRFDYLSTVSGGGYAGAWLTAWLKREGGDPRNVEKMLSPSRVDQADAHREYVDGQVVDTESDPIRHLRAYSSYLFPQGGILSADPWTVVLIWLRNVVINFLMLLPAIMLVVVAVRLAVLLYGAFNPLEIESPGKYLAFSLLFAALGLLAGISAYRSNAEALRLIRSRPPADPSLSSLGPPTEVRSRVNRGVLLPAFLAFFLLTLSIRPLFWAIGDYLANQRLRLTRTDLPENGLAKLAAQGFQFAFDFLQSNLDLLGLPMFLGIGLFVGLLTAWGGRKNVPPTPPHSRPHFIWASFIAGATGGVLFVLVAGLIRAFARGVRPDLMAMFATPLGLLVVVAVLIVLVALLGRRIDEAEREWWARLSASVSLRAAIWVGLFATILYVPGLFLSAGPWLRTAIASGWAGSAAVAVFSGHYILPRLGPIGGNRLTSILALLSGVFLVGLVGAVALLASLLANIPSPLAPSADDISRFAYYLRGVNGGDASQYDLLFEALRLVLIGVASLVMFVLARRLIDVNLFSLNAMYANRLTRCYLGASRSKPTWEDRWKLPRDARAEVGAPSLSHEDGPPRMENPVTGFDPHRDDLTLRSLKIGTGDAAHPYLGPHLLINTSLNLVGENSLQLRDRKGDSFVLSPLYCGSPRVGYSKLEPVPESDADDDLTLGRAVSISGAAVDPNMSFYQSGTLTALLTLFNARLGYWIEKPGTSGWAARSPVFGDLILNEFFGRTNDRGDFVHISDGGHFENMGVYELIRRRCRYIVALDVGDDGDPSSDNLANLIRLCRIDFGVRIRVDTRGLTMQGPDKLTRSHVAVGSIHYEDVDRGEMPGVLVYVKSSLTGDEPPDVQKYARKDSRFPHQPTDLRQSFDEEQFESYRSLGDHIAWEVFADPVDQIRNDLRDQGRGPADSVPHEEYASRLFAAVQDRWLEVPDGLDALYASMSRDWPEIQGDLANRSGLGALSRSLYPDVEVPDGEAGVSLRREELHTVARMLAAMENAWLGLSMQRTSALPLNRGWMNAFRRWAGSDAFRRAWPILRSEYSDQFVRFCEDELHLQTARPSAIRLEVGFDQLDDADGRKKALDLMDEEFARDWPDEHRAERGVLDQARKSLTVDGKPAVWLMAQASSEYSEARQSPAPLYGGVILAVAIGDAADAPVEIAVWVRPPYRQIGLGSICLSEVMAELDPKLSGRLLLTRYPDDDPGEDQSYLSFLRFFSRYDFRPISSKASLARPGSTTLQRPA, encoded by the coding sequence ATGGCGACTTCGGACGACCAGAAGCAGGCCGCCTTCAAGCGCATCGAGGAAGCGAGCCTGAAGCTCATCGACCTGAACCAGCGTCCGGTGCCCCGGGATCAGCACCCGAAGCATCACGGCTGCGTTCGCGCGAAGTTCGTCATCAAGCCAGGGCTCGACGCCAAGTACAGACAGGGTCTGTTCAGTGAGCAGGCTGTCTACGACGCGTGGGTCCGTTTTTCGAACGGCCGCCAACACGACGACGCCAAGGCGGACGCTCACGGGATGGCCGTGAAAGTGATGGGAGTCAATGGCCCCAAGGCCCTCGATGAGGAACCGGACGGTCGAACGCAGGATTTCGTGATGGTCGACCACCCCGTTTTCTTTCTACGGGGCGCCGAGGACTACGCCGACTTCAGCGACGCCGTCCTCGCGGCCCAGGGGAAGATCCGCACGACCGTCCGGACGCTCCTCCGCTCGATACTCCCGAACGAGGCGGCCTCGGCGGGGACGCTGTTCCTTCTCTACTTCTTCCCGACTCGCCTGGGAACCTTGCGCCTCGTCCGCACCTTCGCGTCGAAGCTCATCGCCAACCCGCTGACGACTCGGTACTGGAGCACGACGCCTTACCGTTTCGGCTCCGGCGCGGCGATGAAGTTCACCGCGAGGCCGGCGAGCCTTCCTGTGAGCGTCGTTCTCGATCCTGCACAGAAAGACGAATCTCCCGAGTCTGAATACACGCGACTTACCAAGTATCTCGGCAAGGCTGTGGTCATCGAGACCCAACCCAAGGCCGAGATCCAAACCGCGCCCAACTATCTCCGAGAGGCGATGATCGCCTCGCTCCGGGACGGCAAGGACGCCGTCTTCTCGTTTCAGGTCCAACTCGGGCAAAACAATCGCTCGACCCCGATCGAGGACCCGACCGTCGAGTGGCCGGAGAAGGGGAAAACCCAACCGGAGACGGTTGCTTGGCTCTGGATCCAAGCTCAGGATTTCGCCGACCCGCGTCGCGACGCGTTCGCGGAGAACCTCTCGTTCACCCCCTGGCACGCCCTGAAGGCCCATGAGCCGCTCGGTGAGATCAACGAGATCAGGAAACTCGTCTACAAGCGGGTCTCGGCGGCGCGCCACGCCGCGAACGGGATGCAGGAGCATGAGCCGCAGGCCAGCGACCCCGATCCGCTCACCGTTCCGGGGCCGGCACGCTGGGGAGACGACCCGTCGGCTTTCGGCGCCGTCCTCTCGGATGAGCTGGATCTGATCTGGCAGCGTCGCAAACGCCTCGTCGATTCTGATGGAAAGCTGATCGAGCCCGAAGAGAGCAGACCAGGGCCCACGCCTCCTTACACCCCGGGAGACGAGGACGCCCGGACGAAGGCCCATCGGCTTCGAGCCCTTCGAGGACATGTCACGGGCCTGGCGATTTCGGGCGGCGGAATTCGGAGCGGGACGTTCGCCGTGGGTTTCTTGCAGGGGCTGGCGGCCCTCGGGCTCATCAGGCGGTTCGACTATCTCTCGACGGTCTCTGGCGGCGGTTACGCCGGAGCCTGGCTGACGGCCTGGCTCAAACGCGAAGGGGGCGACCCGCGCAACGTCGAGAAAATGCTCTCGCCGAGCCGCGTCGACCAGGCGGATGCTCATCGGGAATACGTGGATGGGCAGGTCGTCGATACAGAGTCCGACCCGATCCGCCATCTGCGCGCATACAGCAGCTATCTGTTCCCCCAGGGAGGCATCCTCTCGGCCGATCCATGGACGGTCGTCCTGATCTGGCTACGGAACGTCGTAATCAACTTCCTGATGCTGCTGCCGGCGATCATGCTTGTGGTCGTCGCCGTGCGACTGGCGGTCCTGCTCTATGGGGCGTTCAATCCATTGGAGATCGAGTCCCCCGGCAAGTATCTTGCGTTCTCCTTGTTGTTCGCCGCGCTCGGGCTGCTGGCTGGGATATCGGCCTATCGTAGTAACGCCGAGGCCTTGAGACTGATCCGTTCCAGACCTCCCGCCGATCCTTCCCTAAGCAGTCTGGGACCGCCCACGGAGGTGCGCTCGCGAGTCAACCGGGGCGTCCTGCTGCCGGCCTTCCTCGCCTTCTTCCTGCTGACGCTTTCGATCCGTCCCCTGTTCTGGGCGATCGGCGACTATCTAGCGAACCAGCGTCTGCGCCTGACGCGTACAGACCTACCGGAAAACGGCCTGGCGAAGCTGGCGGCGCAGGGATTTCAGTTCGCCTTCGATTTCCTGCAATCGAACCTGGATCTCCTGGGGCTGCCGATGTTCCTGGGGATCGGTCTTTTCGTCGGCCTGTTGACCGCCTGGGGAGGGCGGAAGAACGTCCCTCCGACGCCACCCCACTCCCGCCCGCATTTCATCTGGGCCTCGTTCATCGCTGGAGCGACCGGCGGCGTACTCTTCGTCCTGGTTGCGGGCCTGATCCGGGCTTTCGCGCGAGGCGTTCGACCTGACCTGATGGCGATGTTCGCCACCCCGCTGGGGCTCCTCGTCGTGGTCGCGGTCCTGATCGTGTTGGTGGCCCTGCTCGGCCGACGCATTGACGAGGCGGAACGAGAGTGGTGGGCTCGCCTGAGCGCTTCGGTATCGCTGCGGGCCGCGATCTGGGTGGGGCTGTTCGCGACGATTCTCTACGTCCCTGGGCTGTTCCTCTCGGCGGGCCCCTGGCTGCGGACGGCGATCGCCTCCGGCTGGGCCGGGAGCGCGGCGGTCGCCGTGTTCTCGGGACATTACATCCTGCCAAGGCTGGGCCCGATCGGCGGCAACCGACTTACCTCGATCCTCGCCCTGCTCTCGGGCGTTTTCCTCGTCGGCCTCGTCGGCGCGGTGGCGCTTCTCGCCTCGCTGCTGGCGAACATCCCGTCGCCGCTGGCCCCCTCGGCCGACGACATCAGCCGCTTCGCATATTACCTACGAGGTGTCAACGGGGGGGACGCCTCGCAGTACGACCTGCTTTTCGAGGCGCTCCGGCTCGTCCTGATCGGGGTCGCCTCCCTGGTCATGTTCGTGCTGGCTCGGCGCTTGATCGACGTCAACCTGTTCTCGCTGAACGCGATGTACGCCAACCGACTGACCCGATGCTATCTGGGCGCCTCGCGGTCCAAGCCGACGTGGGAAGATCGCTGGAAACTCCCGCGAGACGCTCGGGCCGAAGTCGGGGCGCCGTCGCTGAGTCACGAAGACGGGCCGCCTCGCATGGAGAACCCTGTCACCGGCTTCGACCCTCATCGAGACGATCTGACGCTCCGCAGCCTGAAGATCGGGACCGGCGACGCCGCCCACCCTTACCTCGGGCCCCACCTGCTGATCAACACCTCCCTCAACCTGGTCGGCGAGAACTCGCTGCAGCTCCGCGACCGCAAGGGGGACTCCTTCGTCCTATCGCCCCTCTATTGCGGCTCTCCGCGTGTCGGTTATTCGAAGCTTGAGCCTGTGCCGGAGTCCGACGCCGACGACGACCTGACCCTCGGCCGGGCCGTCTCAATCTCCGGCGCGGCCGTCGACCCGAACATGAGCTTCTATCAGTCGGGAACGCTCACCGCTCTGCTGACCCTCTTCAACGCGCGGTTGGGTTACTGGATCGAGAAGCCCGGAACTTCCGGATGGGCGGCCCGGAGCCCCGTCTTCGGCGACCTCATCCTGAACGAGTTCTTCGGCCGGACGAATGACCGCGGCGACTTCGTCCACATCTCCGACGGCGGCCACTTCGAGAACATGGGCGTCTATGAGTTGATCCGACGCCGATGCCGATACATCGTCGCCCTGGACGTCGGCGATGACGGCGACCCTTCGAGCGACAACCTGGCCAACCTGATCCGGCTCTGTCGCATCGACTTCGGCGTGCGCATCAGGGTCGACACACGCGGCCTGACCATGCAAGGCCCGGACAAACTCACTCGCAGCCACGTCGCGGTCGGGAGCATCCACTATGAGGACGTCGACCGGGGGGAAATGCCCGGCGTCCTCGTCTACGTCAAAAGCTCCCTGACGGGAGACGAACCCCCAGACGTCCAGAAGTATGCCCGGAAAGACTCCCGTTTCCCCCACCAGCCGACGGATTTGCGGCAGTCGTTCGACGAGGAGCAGTTCGAGAGCTATCGCTCCCTGGGCGACCACATCGCCTGGGAAGTCTTCGCCGATCCGGTGGACCAGATCCGTAACGACTTGCGCGACCAGGGTCGCGGACCGGCTGACTCCGTTCCGCATGAGGAATACGCATCGCGGCTGTTCGCCGCGGTTCAGGATCGCTGGCTCGAAGTCCCCGACGGTTTGGACGCCCTTTACGCCTCGATGAGCCGCGATTGGCCGGAGATCCAGGGGGATCTCGCGAACCGGTCGGGCCTGGGCGCCCTAAGCCGCAGTCTTTACCCAGACGTCGAGGTCCCCGACGGCGAGGCGGGGGTCTCCCTGCGTCGCGAGGAGCTGCACACCGTCGCCCGGATGCTCGCCGCGATGGAGAACGCCTGGCTTGGGCTTTCGATGCAGCGGACCTCGGCTCTCCCGCTGAATCGCGGCTGGATGAACGCCTTCCGAAGGTGGGCCGGCTCCGACGCTTTCCGCCGGGCCTGGCCGATCCTGCGATCCGAATACAGCGACCAGTTCGTTCGGTTCTGCGAGGACGAGCTACACCTTCAGACCGCCAGGCCATCGGCAATCCGGCTGGAAGTCGGCTTCGACCAGCTCGACGACGCGGACGGGCGCAAGAAAGCCCTCGATCTGATGGACGAGGAGTTCGCCCGCGACTGGCCCGACGAGCACCGGGCCGAGCGGGGCGTCCTCGACCAGGCACGAAAGAGCCTGACCGTCGACGGAAAGCCGGCGGTCTGGCTGATGGCCCAGGCTTCCTCGGAATACTCTGAGGCTCGGCAGTCCCCCGCCCCGCTCTACGGCGGCGTGATCCTGGCCGTCGCGATCGGCGATGCGGCCGACGCTCCGGTCGAGATCGCCGTCTGGGTCAGGCCGCCGTATCGTCAAATCGGGCTGGGATCGATCTGCCTCTCCGAAGTCATGGCGGAACTGGACCCGAAGCTCAGCGGCAGGCTCCTCCTGACCCGCTACCCCGATGACGATCCAGGCGAGGATCAGAGCTATCTGAGTTTCCTTCGATTCTTCTCCCGGTACGACTTCCGCCCCATCTCGAGCAAGGCGAGTCTCGCAAGACCGGGATCCACGACGTTGCAACGGCCGGCTTGA
- a CDS encoding di-heme-cytochrome C peroxidase, which produces MAVRSRFAKGARGLLLVLGILIALLLLYIVLAPLLGIGGVTTPAAQGPLTVRLDQGWNGYDSLRFHHSTQGSRILPLSWFMALEQPVFTPLPVGLLAERDYMGRFGFMYETERPAAVKSGVLEPTPKGAPAKDPYAEAKLAQDDFDLPLGFAIHRNFKAPYADPPVSTETPVVGLTCAGCHTGRLDVKLEDGTLKSVMIEGGSAMIHITNFQQAVGRALFFTQFFKERFRRFARAALGESLPDDNPRILALKKDLDRFIELGLASEDYAKEHKLNSTLSGYSRTDALGLIGNRVFGVLNQENQVVTDAPVNFPHLWDTPWFDWVQYNGSIRTPMARNIGEALGVGAVINLKDPLKPTDPPLYESSVHLANLSWMEDALGGDEPFQGLQPPSWADMARKVFGNDPPAGSPYAINREMAEAGEKLYKANCVRCHLPPHKTLTAVPDRSHSEYFSKPDPGSGKHFLRLNVVGLNVIGTDPNQALNFYRRVATAPEPPTRAYSNTDDDAAQQRVDYAKQQAVNENYAYWSRLVRQATPNSSSFAMISAEDGLFRVTSMIRRLQYQSQQYQLLPPKLELQKLLEHHEGDIQRAGAGLVVVAFVGDALYCRVFDVDGVPVIDRSERDVKTPPARLAALKQSLKAQQPGSLPVAKYLGEIAAVFFPDQARFFDEKSRTEQRKRWDRYRAIPAPLDLGDERAILEAAGKDWVIMANLGYRARPHDGIWATPPFLHNGSVPNLYEMLVPAKERSPKFYLGSTRFDPVRVGYESSQFHGGFEMDTSLPGNTNVGHEFRNFTLEDFEYLKGTPPNEKSTLAQRWCDVLGIEETEYHALVKQDALKALITKKTHERLDEPGPRAIKGVIGAEFTDDERWRLVEYLKTL; this is translated from the coding sequence ATGGCCGTGCGGTCGCGATTCGCCAAGGGGGCACGCGGCCTCCTCCTGGTTCTGGGCATCCTCATCGCCCTGTTGCTCCTGTACATCGTCCTCGCCCCGCTGCTGGGGATCGGCGGCGTCACGACGCCCGCCGCGCAGGGGCCGCTTACGGTACGTCTGGATCAGGGTTGGAACGGTTACGACTCGCTTCGCTTCCACCACTCGACGCAGGGCTCGCGAATCCTTCCGCTCAGTTGGTTCATGGCCCTCGAGCAACCCGTCTTCACTCCTCTTCCGGTCGGCCTGCTCGCGGAGCGCGACTACATGGGCCGGTTCGGCTTCATGTACGAAACTGAGAGGCCGGCCGCCGTGAAGTCGGGCGTTCTCGAACCGACGCCCAAGGGGGCGCCCGCGAAAGACCCTTATGCGGAGGCCAAGCTTGCCCAGGACGATTTCGACCTGCCTCTCGGCTTCGCCATCCATCGCAACTTCAAAGCCCCCTATGCGGACCCGCCGGTCTCGACCGAGACTCCCGTGGTCGGGCTCACCTGCGCCGGCTGCCATACGGGGCGACTCGACGTCAAGCTGGAGGACGGCACCCTGAAGTCGGTGATGATCGAGGGGGGATCAGCGATGATCCACATCACCAACTTCCAGCAGGCGGTCGGCCGGGCGCTGTTCTTCACCCAGTTCTTCAAGGAACGGTTCCGTCGATTCGCGCGAGCCGCCCTGGGCGAGTCGCTGCCGGACGACAACCCCAGGATCCTGGCGCTGAAGAAGGACCTGGATCGGTTCATCGAACTCGGCCTGGCGAGCGAGGACTACGCCAAGGAGCACAAGCTCAACTCAACGCTCTCGGGCTACTCGCGGACCGACGCGCTCGGCCTCATTGGCAATCGCGTCTTCGGCGTCCTGAACCAGGAAAACCAGGTGGTTACAGACGCGCCGGTCAACTTCCCGCACTTGTGGGATACGCCCTGGTTCGACTGGGTCCAGTACAACGGGTCGATCCGCACGCCGATGGCGCGGAACATCGGCGAGGCGCTCGGCGTGGGCGCGGTCATCAATTTGAAGGACCCACTGAAGCCGACCGATCCCCCGCTCTACGAATCCTCAGTCCACCTTGCCAACCTGTCCTGGATGGAAGATGCGCTCGGCGGCGACGAACCATTCCAGGGGCTGCAACCGCCGAGCTGGGCGGACATGGCCCGCAAGGTCTTCGGCAACGATCCCCCCGCGGGCTCGCCTTATGCCATCAATCGGGAGATGGCCGAGGCTGGGGAGAAGCTCTACAAGGCGAACTGCGTCCGCTGCCATCTTCCTCCCCATAAGACCCTGACGGCCGTGCCGGATCGATCCCACTCCGAGTATTTCTCGAAGCCGGATCCGGGCAGCGGCAAGCACTTCCTTCGGCTGAACGTCGTGGGTCTGAACGTGATCGGCACCGACCCCAATCAGGCGCTCAACTTCTACCGCCGGGTCGCCACCGCGCCCGAGCCGCCGACGCGCGCTTATTCCAACACCGACGACGACGCCGCTCAGCAGAGGGTGGATTACGCGAAGCAACAGGCCGTGAACGAAAACTACGCCTACTGGTCCAGGCTCGTCCGGCAGGCGACGCCGAATTCCTCCAGCTTCGCGATGATCTCGGCCGAGGACGGGCTCTTTCGCGTCACGTCGATGATCCGACGGCTCCAGTACCAGAGCCAGCAGTACCAACTCCTGCCGCCCAAACTTGAACTCCAAAAGCTCCTTGAACACCACGAAGGCGACATTCAGCGCGCTGGCGCCGGCCTGGTCGTCGTTGCGTTCGTAGGAGACGCCCTGTACTGCCGCGTCTTCGACGTCGACGGCGTGCCCGTCATTGATCGAAGCGAGCGTGACGTGAAGACGCCTCCCGCTCGCCTCGCGGCCCTCAAACAGAGCCTCAAAGCTCAGCAGCCCGGCAGCCTTCCCGTCGCGAAATACCTCGGCGAGATCGCCGCTGTCTTTTTCCCCGACCAGGCCAGGTTCTTCGACGAGAAGTCGCGAACTGAGCAACGGAAGCGATGGGACCGATACCGGGCAATCCCCGCGCCGCTCGACCTCGGCGACGAGCGTGCGATCCTCGAAGCCGCGGGCAAGGACTGGGTGATCATGGCGAACCTCGGATACCGGGCTCGCCCTCATGACGGGATCTGGGCCACGCCGCCGTTCCTTCACAACGGCTCGGTGCCAAATCTCTACGAGATGCTCGTGCCGGCGAAGGAGCGGAGCCCGAAGTTCTATCTCGGCTCCACCCGTTTCGATCCCGTCCGCGTCGGCTATGAGTCGAGCCAGTTCCACGGCGGATTCGAGATGGATACGTCACTCCCCGGCAATACGAACGTCGGCCACGAATTCCGTAACTTCACCCTGGAGGATTTCGAGTACCTCAAAGGCACGCCCCCGAACGAGAAGTCCACGCTGGCGCAACGATGGTGCGACGTCCTCGGAATCGAGGAGACGGAATATCATGCCCTGGTGAAACAAGACGCGCTGAAGGCGTTGATCACAAAGAAGACCCACGAGCGGCTCGACGAGCCTGGACCGCGTGCGATCAAGGGAGTCATCGGCGCGGAGTTCACAGACGACGAGCGTTGGCGGCTGGTGGAGTACCTCAAGACTCTGTGA
- a CDS encoding helix-turn-helix domain-containing protein: MKRTTDRRAERADRSLSTAGSRIVAAFDEAIEAVRSEARSPATKLTVRTYAADFALPQYGPADVRRVRDLLEMSQVVFSRFLGVGANTVRAWEQGTRPPSPIARRFMGEIEADPDYWRRRLAPPIRGGV; encoded by the coding sequence ATGAAGCGAACAACTGACCGTAGGGCGGAGCGAGCGGACCGTTCGCTCTCGACGGCGGGTTCTCGAATCGTCGCAGCCTTCGACGAGGCGATCGAGGCCGTTCGATCCGAGGCTCGGTCCCCCGCAACGAAACTCACCGTGAGGACGTACGCCGCCGATTTCGCGCTTCCTCAATACGGGCCCGCCGACGTCCGCCGCGTTCGGGATCTGCTGGAGATGAGCCAGGTCGTCTTCTCCCGATTTCTCGGGGTAGGCGCCAATACCGTCCGGGCCTGGGAACAGGGGACGCGTCCACCAAGTCCCATCGCACGGCGATTCATGGGAGAGATCGAGGCTGACCCCGATTACTGGCGTCGTCGATTGGCTCCGCCGATTCGAGGCGGGGTGTAA
- a CDS encoding c-type cytochrome: MNRHVETKTAEWRWFAEASHGQEAGAPFVLLRLLPQLAPDIWGPGDRFAGFGLFDPPADYYRAGDASKRPLPFGLGWVVDPVTGWKPSEAGGAPSIHYASLTCAACHVGRVQTKPGESSYLIGAPNNEIDVRKYRHAFEATVVGLMSTDADLDRTVASVQELVKKWSDGGRSPNAFFGGWYGIDARAEADELAVYLDPVRCKALLKDFATKVQLGRLAVDKQLKTSYSLPWAPPLDGGTPGQSDGSGDLIPKLLLFREAAPQVYGYTVDAAKSPVERFLAATYVEMPFQLATATDAMSVWRQADRPFGQLDGSVRSPFVRQVAAMTAVVGRPIGVNYVNADFTTRFLHELPAPPYPFPVDLTRAQRGEALFKANCAACHRPGNGSIYGREVVDTDMNRARVVSDPSGRELLVRSFLAAIPKDYEATGPDGMRYFPGKQPEAEVVNDRSRPWSQGYAAGPLDGIWARAPYLHNGSVPTLRQLLAPGNPDSRRPTAFLRGLPEYDRVNVGFSWDAQVVNGRVDHAPTASLFDTRWDGASNRGHDREVRVDDEGRPSATAPPKRLDWSGPERRTDLEDLLEYLKNL; the protein is encoded by the coding sequence GTGAATCGTCACGTCGAAACCAAGACCGCGGAGTGGCGATGGTTCGCGGAAGCGTCACACGGTCAGGAGGCCGGCGCGCCGTTCGTCCTTCTCCGATTGCTCCCCCAACTCGCCCCGGACATCTGGGGGCCAGGGGACCGCTTCGCGGGGTTCGGCCTCTTCGACCCGCCCGCTGACTATTACCGTGCGGGGGATGCCTCAAAGCGTCCCCTGCCCTTCGGCCTGGGTTGGGTCGTCGATCCGGTGACCGGCTGGAAGCCTTCCGAGGCCGGTGGAGCGCCGTCGATCCATTACGCGAGTCTGACCTGCGCCGCCTGCCACGTCGGACGGGTTCAGACCAAGCCCGGCGAGTCTTCCTACCTCATCGGCGCGCCGAACAACGAAATCGACGTCCGCAAGTATCGGCATGCGTTTGAGGCGACGGTGGTCGGCCTCATGTCGACCGACGCGGATCTGGATCGGACGGTGGCGAGCGTTCAGGAGCTCGTCAAGAAATGGTCCGACGGTGGACGGTCTCCCAACGCCTTCTTCGGCGGCTGGTACGGGATCGACGCCAGAGCGGAGGCCGACGAACTGGCCGTGTATCTGGATCCAGTCCGTTGCAAGGCGCTGCTGAAGGACTTCGCGACCAAGGTGCAGCTTGGTCGGCTCGCCGTCGACAAGCAATTGAAGACGAGTTACTCGCTCCCCTGGGCTCCGCCGCTTGACGGCGGCACGCCTGGCCAGTCCGACGGCAGTGGAGACCTGATTCCCAAGCTATTGCTTTTCCGCGAGGCGGCGCCGCAGGTCTACGGTTACACCGTCGATGCTGCCAAAAGTCCGGTCGAGCGGTTTCTCGCCGCAACCTACGTCGAGATGCCCTTTCAACTCGCCACGGCTACGGACGCCATGAGCGTCTGGCGGCAAGCCGACCGTCCGTTTGGTCAACTTGACGGCAGCGTGAGATCCCCATTCGTTCGCCAGGTTGCGGCGATGACCGCGGTCGTCGGACGGCCGATTGGGGTGAACTACGTCAATGCGGACTTCACGACTCGCTTCCTCCACGAACTCCCTGCCCCCCCCTACCCTTTCCCTGTCGACCTGACGCGAGCCCAACGAGGCGAAGCCTTGTTCAAGGCCAACTGCGCCGCGTGCCATCGTCCCGGGAACGGGTCGATCTATGGGAGAGAGGTCGTTGACACGGACATGAATCGAGCCCGCGTCGTCTCCGATCCGTCGGGGCGCGAGCTTCTCGTCCGCAGCTTCCTGGCGGCGATTCCAAAGGACTATGAGGCCACGGGTCCCGACGGAATGCGCTATTTCCCAGGCAAGCAGCCCGAGGCCGAGGTCGTCAACGATCGGTCGCGACCCTGGTCTCAGGGCTACGCAGCCGGGCCGCTCGATGGGATTTGGGCTCGCGCCCCTTACCTGCACAATGGGTCTGTCCCGACGCTCCGCCAACTCCTCGCGCCGGGGAATCCTGACAGCCGCCGACCGACGGCTTTTCTGCGAGGTCTGCCCGAATACGACCGGGTGAACGTGGGGTTCTCATGGGACGCACAAGTCGTGAACGGTCGCGTCGACCACGCTCCCACGGCGTCCCTGTTCGATACGCGATGGGACGGCGCTTCCAACCGCGGGCACGATCGCGAGGTGCGCGTCGACGACGAAGGCCGCCCGTCAGCCACGGCTCCGCCGAAGCGCCTTGATTGGAGCGGGCCTGAACGCCGTACTGACCTCGAAGACCTCCTGGAATACCTGAAGAACCTCTAA